TTTAAAACAAAAACGGGTCAAAGGCTTTAGGGTCTTATACAATTCAAAAGAAGTCAAAGAAGCCCTACGCTCCCTTTTCCACGGAAAATGCTCCTATTGCGAACAACCCCTGACCGATAAGTTGTATCTCACTGTGGATCATTTCAGGCCCAAACAATTGGCCACCGATTCCATTGCCGGTCTAAGGCATCTCTATTATTCATGGCTGATCAATGAATGGGAAAATCTACTCCCATCATGCCCTGAATGCAATAGCGCCAAATTCAATTACTTCCCACTGAAGAGGTATGCGAATTTTCAGGAATCGGTCGAAGGTTGCCGAAAGGTGGAAAAGGACGCCATTTTGGATCCCTGTTTTGACAGGAAGATATCTGCCCATCTGAAATTTCTTAGAGACGGTACGGTAAAGGCAAAGAGCGAACGAGGGGAAAAGACCATTGAACTGCTTAGCCTAAACAGGAAAAACTTGGTTCGATTGAGAAAAAAACGTTGGGAAAGTGTCATGTCCCAATTGCAAACGGCGTTGAAATGGGAGGACAACGTTAGGACCCTGGCCAGGTTTGCCAAGCTTATGGACCAAAAGCAACCGTTTGTGGCGGTTTCACGCACAGCGGGAATGACCTTGCTCGTTCCGTTGGTCACGAAAATAGGGACCATGGACACGATCTCCGACTTGATGAAACACATATGGGAAGGGGATATTGTCCCCGCTTCAATTCAAGAACTGACTTCATTGATGGGTTTGGAGAAGGCTATGGAACCTGAACTGATTTCCCAAAATCAAGTCATACCTCCGAAGATTAGATTGATATCTTCTGTGGAATTAACAGATTATAAGGCGCTTGAGGACCTGAAAATCTCATTTCCAAGCCATACCGGACAGGACAGCGCCCCTTGCTTGATGCTTTTGGGTGAAAATGCCACGGGAAAGAGCACCATTCTTGAGGCCATTACCCTGTGCTTGCTGAGAGAGAACCATGGGAAGGCCTTGAAACTGGATCCCCAATCCCTTCTTCCATTTGGCAGGCCCACTGCCAAACCTAGGGTAAGCATACATTTCAACCCCAAGGACGGGACGGATCATTGGGAATTCGGTGTCAGTAGCAGAAAGGCCTATTGGAAAGAAAGGGATTCCCATGAAATCCCGGTCATTGCCTTTGGCGCCCATCGCTTTGTAACGAATATCAGGCGTTACAGACAACGTCACATCCAGGTCCAGACACTGTTTGACCCTTCCAAGGGGATACCCGATCTGAGAAAATGGCTGGTCAATGCCCCGGCTTATAAGTTCAATGCAGTTGCCCGCGCGATGAAGGATCTGCTGTTGATTCCCTTGGACCAGGATACGGTCATGACCCGAAATAAAGATGAAGGAACTATCGGTTTTGAACTTTTTGGACAAACCTTGGACCTAAGCTACCTAAGTGAAGGATACAAGACGATAATAACCTTGAGTCTCAATGTCATGCGCGTGCTATTGGAATACAACACCAATCTGGAGCATGCCCATGGCGTTGTCCTTATCGATGAAATAGAGACCCATTTGCACCCTCGTTGGAAAATGCAGATTGTCAGCGGGCTTCGCAAGGCCATGCCCATGGTGCAGTTTGTGTTTACCACCCATGATCCCTTGTGTCTCAAGGGCATGAGAAACGATGAGGTGGTGGTTTTGCAACGAAACGAAGACAGCAAAATTGAGTCGTTGAAGGATTTGCCGCCCATTGAAGGGTTACGTGTGGAACAGATTCTGACCTCGCCTTATTTTGGTCTGTTCAGCGCCCTGGACCCGGAAGTGGAGATTAACATGATCCGATATGCGAATCTGGCCGCTAGCACAAACACTTCGGACAACGACCAACAACTGAAGGAATTCCGCGATCAGATAGAAAGTGAAATGGTCATTGGCAGGAATCCCTTGGAGGAGATTGGCTATAAAGCGGCACTAAGGACAATCGAGGACAAAAGGACCAGGATAGCCGATTTGTCGAATATCAATGACGATGTATTCAAAGAAGCCTTGGATATTCTCAACAAAAAACCTGAAGACCTTTAATCATGATTTTTGTGCAACGTCCAGAGTGTCCTACTGATTTGGAGGCGGTACTAACCGCAAAAAATGAATATGGCAAGGCCCTTAACTACTACGCCCAAGTTCCCCTACCCAAAAAGGCATTTGACTTTGGTAATTATAGGCAACCCAAGGTCAAATTGGCACTGAATCGCTTGTTCCATAAAAAGTGCGCATACTGCGAGACATTTTATGCTGCTGCTGGAGCATTGAACGTTGAACATTATAGGCCCAAGGGAGGGGTTAAGGATGCTCCAGACCCAGACACCCCTAGATATTGGTGGCTTGCGGCGAAATGGGATAATCTGCTTCCCAGTTGCATTTCCTGTAACCAAAAGCGGAAGCAACACGCAATTCCACATGGAGCGAGTATAGAGCAGATCAAAGAGATCATCTTTAATACGATTCCGAAGGAAAGCATGGGGAAATCCAATTATTTTCCAACCAAGGACCAGGTATACCTTGATTCCGAAGATGATACCGGCAAAGTAGAGGAACCCCTGTTGATCGATCCCTGTAGGGTCGATCCGGAGAACCATC
The sequence above is a segment of the Muricauda sp. SCSIO 64092 genome. Coding sequences within it:
- a CDS encoding AAA family ATPase encodes the protein MIYVDRNTVERPISLSDEVFEDAQRQLLSNLAKDESILKQKRVKGFRVLYNSKEVKEALRSLFHGKCSYCEQPLTDKLYLTVDHFRPKQLATDSIAGLRHLYYSWLINEWENLLPSCPECNSAKFNYFPLKRYANFQESVEGCRKVEKDAILDPCFDRKISAHLKFLRDGTVKAKSERGEKTIELLSLNRKNLVRLRKKRWESVMSQLQTALKWEDNVRTLARFAKLMDQKQPFVAVSRTAGMTLLVPLVTKIGTMDTISDLMKHIWEGDIVPASIQELTSLMGLEKAMEPELISQNQVIPPKIRLISSVELTDYKALEDLKISFPSHTGQDSAPCLMLLGENATGKSTILEAITLCLLRENHGKALKLDPQSLLPFGRPTAKPRVSIHFNPKDGTDHWEFGVSSRKAYWKERDSHEIPVIAFGAHRFVTNIRRYRQRHIQVQTLFDPSKGIPDLRKWLVNAPAYKFNAVARAMKDLLLIPLDQDTVMTRNKDEGTIGFELFGQTLDLSYLSEGYKTIITLSLNVMRVLLEYNTNLEHAHGVVLIDEIETHLHPRWKMQIVSGLRKAMPMVQFVFTTHDPLCLKGMRNDEVVVLQRNEDSKIESLKDLPPIEGLRVEQILTSPYFGLFSALDPEVEINMIRYANLAASTNTSDNDQQLKEFRDQIESEMVIGRNPLEEIGYKAALRTIEDKRTRIADLSNINDDVFKEALDILNKKPEDL